A single genomic interval of Proteiniborus sp. DW1 harbors:
- a CDS encoding AbrB/MazE/SpoVT family DNA-binding domain-containing protein translates to MKSTGIVRKVDELGRVVIPIELRRTLDIAERDSLEIYVDGEQIILKKYAPACIFCGQAKDITIFKGKNICPECLSELNK, encoded by the coding sequence ATGAAGTCAACAGGTATTGTAAGAAAAGTAGATGAGCTTGGCAGAGTAGTTATTCCTATAGAATTAAGAAGGACTCTTGACATAGCTGAAAGAGACTCTCTAGAAATTTACGTAGATGGTGAGCAAATCATACTTAAGAAGTATGCCCCAGCTTGTATATTCTGTGGACAAGCTAAGGATATCACTATTTTCAAAGGCAAAAATATTTGTCCTGAGTGTCTATCAGAACTAAATAAATAA
- a CDS encoding TatD family hydrolase, translating to MLIDSHAHLDDERFDKDRDEIIKDLTNQGIELVINPGADVASSVKAVSLAKKYNNIYAAVGVHPHDAKTMDDTTIQLLSSLANNEKVVAIGEIGLDYHYDNSPRDIQRKWFVEQIRLAKKLQLPIIIHEREASQDMYNILKNEADGNLRGVLHCYSGSLEMAREYLKMGFYISLAGPVTFKNSRVSKEVAKNIPLDRMLIETDSPYLSPEPKRGKRNEPLNVRYVAAMIAELRGIPFDEIATSTSKNVKKLFSIK from the coding sequence ATGCTAATTGATAGTCATGCACATTTAGATGATGAAAGATTTGACAAGGATAGAGATGAAATAATTAAAGACCTAACTAATCAAGGCATTGAACTTGTAATTAATCCTGGAGCAGATGTGGCATCATCTGTAAAGGCAGTATCTTTGGCTAAAAAATATAATAATATATACGCAGCTGTAGGTGTCCATCCACATGATGCAAAAACTATGGATGACACAACTATACAGCTGCTATCCTCCCTTGCTAACAATGAAAAGGTAGTAGCAATTGGGGAAATAGGCTTAGATTATCACTATGATAATTCTCCTAGAGATATCCAGCGAAAATGGTTTGTAGAACAAATACGTCTTGCTAAAAAGCTTCAGCTTCCTATAATAATCCATGAAAGAGAAGCTAGTCAGGATATGTATAATATTTTGAAGAATGAAGCTGATGGTAATCTTAGGGGAGTACTTCACTGTTATTCTGGAAGCCTTGAAATGGCAAGAGAATATTTAAAGATGGGATTCTATATATCTCTTGCTGGACCAGTGACTTTCAAAAACTCACGTGTTTCAAAGGAGGTTGCCAAAAACATACCTCTAGATAGGATGCTAATAGAAACTGATTCACCATATTTGTCGCCTGAACCAAAAAGAGGAAAGAGAAATGAACCCCTAAATGTACGATATGTAGCTGCTATGATTGCAGAGTTAAGAGGCATTCCTTTTGATGAAATAGCTACTTCAACAAGCAAAAATGTTAAAAAATTATTTTCTATTAAATAA
- the metG gene encoding methionine--tRNA ligase produces MMKKTFYVTTPIYYPSDNLHIGHTYCTVAADTIARFKRILGYDVKFLTGTDEHGQKIQTVAHEKGVAPKEYLDGIVKNIKELWKTLDITYDRFIRTTDKDHKEIVQKIFQKLYDTGDIYKSEYEGHYCTPCESFWTESQLVDGKCPDCNREVKLAKEEAYFFRLSKYQDRLLKLYEENPDFLQPESRRNEMLNNFLKPGLEDLCVSRSTFDWGIKVPFDEKHVIYVWIDALSNYITALGYLTDNDEEYKKYWPADIHLVGKEIVRFHAIIWPAILMALDIELPKKVFGHGWILFDNDKISKSKGNVVYAEPLIELYGVDALKYFLLREFSFGQDGSFTKEKFLNRINSDLANDLGNLVSRTVAMIDKYNGGIIPEGKVKEDVDNSLISLATSTASRVEKHMDNLSFGNALEEIWKLISRANKYVDETTPWILAKEDDKKNRLNTVLYNLADSLRIVSVLIRPFMEKTSDSIWRQLGIDHGQGTSWSDISVWGKLPTGLKVRKESPMFPRLDVKQELIKVNEANELFIAKRYGKANNDEQSSNEEAEDESLITIDDVDKVDLRIAKVVEAEKHPDADKLLVLQLEVGNEKRQVVSGIAKYYNPEDLIGKNVVLVYNLKPIKLRGIESHGMILAADKGKKLTLVTTMDDIGSGAKVK; encoded by the coding sequence ATAATGAAAAAAACATTTTATGTGACTACGCCTATTTATTATCCAAGCGATAATCTTCATATAGGTCATACCTACTGCACTGTAGCTGCAGATACAATTGCAAGATTTAAGAGAATACTTGGATATGATGTAAAGTTCTTAACAGGTACTGATGAGCATGGTCAAAAGATTCAAACAGTAGCGCATGAAAAGGGTGTTGCTCCAAAAGAATATCTAGATGGAATAGTGAAAAACATTAAAGAACTATGGAAAACTCTAGATATTACTTATGATAGGTTTATAAGGACTACTGATAAGGATCATAAAGAAATTGTACAAAAAATATTTCAAAAGCTTTATGACACAGGAGATATTTACAAAAGTGAATACGAAGGACACTACTGTACTCCATGTGAATCATTCTGGACAGAAAGCCAACTTGTAGATGGAAAATGTCCAGACTGTAATAGGGAGGTAAAGCTAGCAAAGGAAGAAGCTTACTTCTTTAGATTATCTAAATATCAGGATAGACTTCTAAAGCTTTATGAGGAAAACCCAGATTTCCTACAACCTGAATCTAGAAGAAATGAAATGTTAAATAACTTCTTAAAGCCTGGTCTTGAAGATTTATGTGTATCAAGGTCTACATTTGACTGGGGAATCAAAGTTCCTTTTGATGAAAAACACGTCATATATGTTTGGATAGATGCACTAAGCAACTATATAACTGCTTTAGGATACCTTACAGACAATGATGAAGAATATAAAAAGTACTGGCCAGCAGACATACATCTTGTAGGTAAGGAAATCGTCAGATTCCACGCTATAATATGGCCTGCGATTTTAATGGCATTAGATATTGAGCTTCCAAAGAAGGTATTTGGCCATGGTTGGATACTATTTGATAATGACAAAATATCAAAATCAAAGGGAAATGTAGTCTATGCTGAACCGCTAATAGAGCTTTATGGGGTAGATGCATTGAAATACTTCTTATTAAGAGAGTTTTCATTTGGGCAAGATGGTTCCTTTACTAAAGAAAAGTTCTTAAATAGAATTAATTCAGACCTTGCCAATGATTTAGGAAACCTTGTAAGCAGAACAGTGGCCATGATTGATAAATACAATGGTGGAATAATTCCTGAAGGTAAAGTAAAAGAAGATGTAGATAACAGTCTAATATCCTTAGCAACTTCTACTGCTAGTAGAGTTGAAAAGCACATGGATAATCTAAGCTTTGGAAATGCTTTAGAGGAAATATGGAAGCTAATAAGTAGAGCAAATAAATATGTTGATGAAACTACTCCTTGGATATTAGCTAAGGAAGATGACAAGAAGAATAGACTAAATACTGTTTTATATAATCTAGCAGATTCACTTAGAATAGTATCTGTTCTAATTAGACCTTTTATGGAAAAAACATCAGACAGTATATGGAGACAGCTTGGCATAGATCATGGTCAAGGTACATCATGGAGTGATATTTCAGTGTGGGGTAAGCTTCCTACAGGGCTTAAAGTTAGAAAAGAATCTCCAATGTTCCCAAGACTTGATGTAAAACAAGAACTTATAAAGGTTAATGAAGCTAATGAACTGTTCATTGCTAAAAGATATGGTAAAGCAAATAATGACGAACAAAGTTCTAATGAAGAAGCAGAAGATGAAAGCCTTATTACTATAGATGATGTGGATAAAGTAGACTTAAGAATAGCAAAGGTAGTTGAAGCCGAAAAACATCCTGATGCAGATAAATTGTTAGTTTTACAGCTTGAGGTTGGAAATGAAAAAAGACAGGTAGTGTCAGGCATAGCTAAGTACTACAACCCTGAAGATCTAATTGGTAAAAACGTAGTATTAGTATATAATCTTAAGCCAATTAAGCTTAGAGGCATAGAGTCACACGGAATGATACTAGCTGCTGATAAGGGTAAAAAGCTCACTCTAGTCACTACAATGGATGATATCGGAAGTGGAGCTAAAGTTAAGTAA